CACTTCCTGAACATGAGGGGGCGCGAGATGGTAGAGAACGAGGGAGTCTTTTTGGTTcgttcttccccctcctctctcaatGTCCCGGCAGGGAGTCTTGGGGATTTGAAGGTAGGGACTCCAGCAAACCCACCCGGTCAATGGTGACATCATGGCTTTCCGTCCCCATAGCAACGGACGGCCTAGTCTGGGGCTGGGGTGTCTCAACCGCGGGCCTGGACTAACAGGGAAGTGTGGATTAGTTTCTCCAGCCGAGCTCAGGGTGGAAAGTTTTGGGGGAGCTGCGTCCTCTGGTGGATACTTAGgggagacagagatggggaggaagatAGAATTGCCTACAGTGACAGCCCTGATGGAGCCAGAGACAAGCTCTAGTCATTTAAGGCTTGATTCGGAGTCTAACCATAATCACACCACAGTTTCGCGCTTGCTTGCATGACATCTTTTACCATTTAAAAGcgcttcttggggcgcctgggtggctcagtgggttgagccgctgccttcggctggggtcatgatctcagggtcctgggatcgagccccgcatcgggctctttgctcagcagggggcctgcttcctcctctctctctgcctgtctctctgcctgcttgtcatctctctctgtcaaataaataaataaaatctttaaaaaataaataaataaaagcgcttcttggggcgcctggctggctcagagggttaaagcctctgctttcggctcaggtcatgatcccagggtcctgggatcagccccgcattgggctctctgctcagcagggagcctgcttcccttcctctctctctacctgcccctctgcctacttgtgatctctgtcaaataaataaataaaatcttaaaaaaaaaaacccaaatgaaaaaaaataaaagcgcTTCTTTAAATCGGTTATactccatttaatttttatctagCAAGCAAtatcatcaccattttacagaagggaaagTTGAGGCAACAGTCGGAAAGTTTTAAAGACTCGGTCTCCCTGCTCCAAGTTGCCACTGCAAGACCACAAGAATGGGTCACATACGGGTAGAGTTTGAGCCTGAAGAACAACTTAGTTGTGTTCTAGGCCACAGGTGGCTGGCTCCCCAAATCTGATGTAAGCTCAGGTTTTGTGATTGTCCTTCAGACTGTCCTTTTACATATTAACTTGCATAAGGtttattatgaataaataaaattaagtcgCAGTCTGAATGACCTTAAGAATGCCCTCGCGCGGGTCTCTCTCCAAACATTCCTGGTCTCCACCTTCCGCGCTCCTGCAACTTCGCGGGGCCGCTGGCCCTTTAAGTAAGCCCGCCAGGCTCCGCCCCCGGCCTGGCGCCCCGCCCCTCCAGCGAGCTGTCCGCAGCCGCCGCTCCTCCCGCCGCGCGCCCCGCCCTCCCCAGCTGTGCACCCTCGGTCCAGCTGCGCGCTCGTCAGGAGTCCCAGACATGTCCTCGGAGAGAGAGGTAGCCGAGGTAGCCACTGTGGTGGCGGCGGCCGAAGCAGGGGCCGGAGAAGACGCCTCTTCTCAGCCCCCGAAAGCCGAGGCCGCTGGCGACGCCCAGCCATCCGCGACTTCCGAGGGGGCCGCCGCCGCGTTGCCGCCGCCGCTGCGGTGCCTGGTGCTCACCGGCTTCGGCGGCTACGACAAGGTGAAGCTGCAGAGCCGGCCTGCCGTGGCACCGGCCCCCGGTCCCGGCCAGCTGACGCTGCGCGTCCGGGCTTGCGGGCTCAACTTCGCCGACCTTATGGCTCGGCAGGGGCTGTACGACCGGCTACCGCCGCTGCCCCTCACTCCGGGCATGGAGGGCGCCGGCGTCGTGATCGCGGTGGGCGAGGGAGTCAACGACCGCAAGGTGAGCgggacagggcagggcagggcgagGCTGCCCAGGCCACAGAAGAGTGGGGCTCGAgtgggcgggggccgggggtgtGGCAGGGCGGAAGAAACTGGCACCGACCCGGGCAGACGGGCATGGAAGGCGTTGGAAGGAGCCTGTGTTACGAGGGCCATGGGGAACTGGGTTTATATTGGAGGGTAGGTAGTGTAGATACAGTTATCGCCCCCTCCCCAACCATTTTTAATTGTAGCCGCCGCCCAGAAGCGGCGACGGTGGCGGTGGTTTAGGgttggagtggggggggggggacacaataAGGCACCCGTGCGCATGCGCACAATGACCTTACAGCTCTACCccacccgccccccgccccctgccaacACCCCGGATTAAAACCACACCTGTACCCCCCGCCATTGAACACTGCCTGGGTAATTGTGGTCTGTGACCCTGAGTACGGATTAGTGCTTTTACCCCCGAGGGAGCTTGAGGAGCTGTGTAGTCTGGGTTGGGCGGGGACGCATGACCCTGCCAGAGCCCCAGTCACATGCAGCCCCGTGGTCTGTGGGGGTGTGAGGAGGCCCCTCCCAGAGCAGAGCCAAAGAGACGAGGCACGCCCATCATGGAGGAGAGGGAGCCTGCCACCCGCTCTTCCACTGGATTTACACTGCTGCTCTGATCTTGGCCATGGTGGGGGCGAGATGGGGTCTCTGGATCTTTGTCTTAGGCTCTCTGTATCCCGTGACTGCACTGTCTCCTTCTCTAGTGACTCAGCCAGCGGAGCCACGACCCCAGGCTGCCCTTGGGAACGTTGAGGGGACGGGAGTGGGGGCAacaggcctctgccttccccttcctcctggaGGACCCTGGGCTCAGAAACCCCTGCGGTGCCCATTTGGACTGGAGTGTGGGGGTGTGGCACTGAGAGCAGGTTGGCCCAGCTCTGCCGGTCTGTTTCTCCTTTCGTTTATCATTAATCTTGGCCACAAACCCGGACAGCGGAGAGTTCGCGACTTTTTGAGGGACCCGGGGTGAAGCCTTTGCACATCATTTGTTTGGGTGTTTCTTTTTGGAATCAGCTCCCTGCAAAAGAGGCGCCCCCAGACGCAGCCTTCCTCTTGCAGGACCTGCTAGTCCCAGGTCCCAGAGCTGGAATTCTTGGATTTATTGTGCATGTCCACATCTCCTCCTTAGAGGGCTTCTGCCTCTATCCAGCTCTGGCCCCACCCTTTCCACTGACTTCTGAGTAATCCCACTCTTGAGAAGGTGCTAAgaggaatttgtgtgtgtgtggtgggtgaGCGGGAGGGAATTGTAGTTCATGTTTGAAGGCCACCCACCTAACCTCCCTCCCCACACTTTCCGCTTAGTAAATACAGGATATCCTGTCCAGGGCAAGAACCTGATGTAAGAGGCTGGATTCTGTGGGGAGAGCCCTCCTTCCCTCCTGATGTCTGGAAAGGGGAGGGGTCGGCTTTAGCCTGGGTAGGTGAGCCTTGCTCTGGGCCACATCGGTCACAACCCTGGCTGAACACTGCACTTTCCAGCAGTCCCGGGCTGTTTCTGAGTCTCCTAGTCCTGAATCCTAGGATGGAATGCTTCCATTCCCCAGACCTCATTTCAAGCCAGTGCTTGCAAGGAAACATCCCAGCCTGCCTTCTGTCCTCATCAGTGGAGTATGGGGCTTTGAGGACATGAAAAGGGGTGGGTGTGGGAACCCCATGCCCTCTCTCCATGGATCCCAAGTCTCCTTAATATACAGAATTCCCATCATCCCTGGCAGGGACCAAAACAGACCTGGATTGTCCTGGAATAGCACCCACACTTTTCTCTCCATGGCCTTCAGAGTGAGGAGAGGCCTTGCTTTCTCCAACGGTtgctccctttcctctgccctcctcttgactccagaggctaagctggagggaaagattctgttttcttagctccctttccctcctgccaCGAGGCTCTTGTACAGGTGGCCAGGGCTGGTTGCAGGGACAGGTTGCCTCTTCCTTTTGGACTGGGGCTGTGTGGCTGTCCTTGTCCACCACCCCAACTCCCTGTCTCTGGGTGAGGGTGTTTTCTGGGCCCCCAGTAGTGCTGGCTCAAATGCTTCTCATGAGGTAATTGCACCAACCCTAGAGGCTTTACAGGGACTTTATCGTTGTTATTACCTAATACTGTGAACTCTTTGCTCTGTGCCAGACATTGAGCTAAAAATtactgagtgatttttttttttttgccacttaaTCCTCATAATTGCTCTATTTTTCACAGACAAGAAAACCGAGGCTCAAAAAGgttaaatagtttttatttgcccaaggtcacactgtcAGTAAACAGCAGAGTCCATTTTTTGACCAAAACAGTTTGATGTCTTTAACAATACTTCGTTCAGCCCTAAGTATAAGCTTCTTGCATTCAGGGGTCTTACACAATAGTGAAGCATAAGATCTGTAAAGTCGAGATAAGGACGGTATCTACCTCAAAGAGCTGAGAAGGATTAATCCACTATTTATGTGTAATAAGCTTATTACAGCTGTTAGAATAGGGCCTGGCCTCTGTCAAGCACTCCAGTAAGGGTAAGTtgttattgttttccatagtgttattattactattagcaTGAGGACTGTGGCTGCTTTTATTGCTACTTCATTGCCAAGAAGAAGGCCTTGTACATAGTAGAAGGTCATAAATCGCCAGTGGCTGAATGAACAAGGGACTGAATGATgctcttctttcattcttcaaGGTAGGGGACCGGGTGATGGTGTTGATCCGGTCAGGCATGTGGCAGGAGGAGGTGACTGTGCCCTCAGCCCAGACCTTCCAGATGCCTGAGGCCATGACCTTTGAGGAAGCGGCTGCCTTGCTGGTCAATTACATCACAGCCTACATGGTCCTCTTTGACTTCGGCAATCTACGGCCCGGCCACAGCGTCTTGGTACACATGGCCGCAGGTGACAGGCCCCCTCCCTTTATCCCCCCTCCTTACCCCACCCAGATTTCCTTGGGGCCCCTTCCCTGCAGCCTGTCTGGACGGTCGTCATGGCAACACCAGGCTGCCTTGGCCTATGGCTCCCAGAGGCCTCTGCCTTATTGTTGCCGTGGTAACATTCAGGCTCCAGGTCCAGCCTGGTGTGCTATCCATAGCAACGTGCCCTCAGCCGGCAGCCCCTCCTTTGCCAGCTACCCTCCCCCCCACATTTCTCAGTCATGGCCATTGGACCCAGTTGTGAGGAGAGAAAGCCTCAAAATGCGCCCAGGCCCATTGAGGATGATGAGCAGAGTCCTTGAGGGGCAAGAATGGAGAGCGGCGGCAGGGTGACTCCAGTTCCTGCCTCATGAAAGGGTCTTGCTGCAGGGGGTGTGGGCATGGCCGCCTTGCAGCTGTGCCGCACAGTGGAGAACGTGACGGTGTTCGGGACGGCCTCGGCCAGCAAACACGAGGTGCTGAAGGAGAACGGGGTCACACACCCCATTGACTATCACACGACTGACTATGTGGATGAGATCAAGAAGATCTCCCCAAAAGGTGCAGCTGGGGGTTGGGATCTGGGGGGGGGCAGGATGGCCCAGGATAGGGAGGGGCACCTAACGATGTTCCtggcttcccccgccccccccccccgacaggAGTGGACATCGTCATGGACCCTCTGGGTGGGTCAGATACTGCCAAGGGCTACAACCTCCTCAAACCCATGGGCAAAGTGGTCACCTATGGTGAGTTTGCAGGCCGGGGGTGGAGAGGGCTGTGAGGGAAAGCCAGCTGTGTCTGAAGGGCAGGCTGCAGAGGCCCAGGGACTCTGGGACTCAAGCGGGTATCAGGGTTAGAGTGAGGACGGGTAAGGCGTCCAGATCGCTGCCTCCGGGGTGCAGCTGATGGCATATTCTCATTTGCTCTTTTTCCTGCTAGTCACACGCAGTgaattctgtgttctttctgtgtTCCTCTTTGGGGTTTATTCCGGATGCAAAATCCGTCCACCTGCCTGCCTTTGTTCTGCTCTCCTGGGCTTCTTGGGCAAGCTGCATTTTCATCTGAAAAACACACCCACAAAAATCAGCAAATAGATAAAGATGGGGGCAGTTTTGAGTCTGCTGGAGCGCATCTGGGACTGGCACCCAGCGGGTGGGGGGGTCCTCCTGTCATTCCCCGTGCTGCCGGGAATGCTTGTGACTGGCCCTTGGGGACCGAGGAGCATTGTTTCGGGCAGGGATGCGCCGGGCACCCAGACTCACGGGCCACGGTGCCTCGTCCCGCAGGAATGGCCAACCTGCTGACGGGCCCCAAGCGGAACCTGATGGCCCTGGCGCGCACGTGGTGGAACCAGTTCAGCGTGACGGCCCTGCAGCTGCTGCCCGCCAACCGCGCTGTGTGTGGCTTCCACCTGGGCTACCTGGAGGGCGAGGTGGAGCTGGTCCAAGGTGTGGTGGCCCGCCTCCTGGCTCTGTACAACCAGGGCCGCATCAAACCGCACATCGACTCTGTGTGGCCCTTTGAGAAGGTGAGTGGGATCCCTGCGTGGGGGGGGTGCTCTGGGGGCTGGGGTTCCTGGGAAGAGAAGGGCTGGCTCCTTCTGGCTGgctctcggggggggggggggggactgagcAGCCCTGGGAGCCGGGTGTTGTCTTCCTCCCCAGGTGGCGGACGCCATGAGGCAGATGCAGGAGAAGAAGAATGTGGGCAAAGTCCTCCTGGTGCCTGGACCAGAGAAGGAGAACTAGGGCGGAGGCTGGCAGACCCTCAGGGCCCCGGGAAGAGAGACACCGGGGGCCACACTGTGCTGGTCTCCAAACTCTTCACATTTCATCCTCTGTCATCAtgctctgccctctctcccctgAAGGTCTCCATCCTGAtggcctctccccagccctgttctgtctcctgaggcagggctgccccctcccccccttcctgccctccgAAGAGGTTGGGAAGTGACCACTTGGATGTCTGGGCCCTGCCAAGGGgacagggagggtcagagggaggccggctgcttcctgcccccaccctttCCCTGGGCCTGCTGTGCTGCTTTTGTGCCAAGGTTAGCCGATCCCTTTCCGTCCAGTTCTGTGTGCTCCCCCAACTCCccgcctcatctcccactcctgcccctgccccacccccaccccaccccaaaagaATTGAAACGTCAGCTCAGGATATGGGGCCAATCTGTGTGAATCCAGCATGTCCCTGTCTTGCCCTCCTGTCCCTTCAACCCAGGCCGACCAGTGCCCCCCTCCGAACTCTGTCACCTCGTTGCATGGCCTTGTCCTCTTGCCCCCATCTCCTTAAGCACACTTGGGCTTCTTCCACCTCTGGGTTTTCTGCCCCTCGTAACCAAGGTTGCCTCTTACAACAAGGGTGGGACTCATACTGCTCCCTTAGGTCACAACTCTGAGGGAGGGACACAGAGTCCCCCCCCCCATCAACCCCCTTGCCGCTCCCCACCCTTCACTGAGTTCTCTGGAGTTGTTCTCAGTGCCTTAGCAACGGAAAAcctgtgcgtgtatgtgtgtgggggggtgtcccTGTCTCACACCTCCTCCTCTACCCCATACTCCCCAGTGCCTTCTTCTGCTGGAGCTGGGGTTTTGCTGCCTCCCAGTCCCACAACACTGCCAAAAATCTGTGTGTATGCCagtggcgggtggggggggcaaCCCCGAGCCGCCTGGGGTCTGTGCCATGTCCTGTCTCTGGGGCTGTCATTTCTCTctgggtggtggaggaggaggagaaggcggGGAAGCTCTCCCAGCCTTGCAGGCAAGTGTGGCACTTACCAGCCAGAGCTCTGAGAGGCGATGCCATCTGTTTTTTGTTCTGGGACCAAAGTAAAAATCAAATCCCATTTCCCGTGTTGTCAAGGGAGGCCCACTGCCTTCTCAGAGCAGGGGCAGCTTTTCGAACTCAGCCCCAAACTTTGTTTAcatgggtggggagatggaacCGGGGAATAAAGAGGGGGGCGGCTTAGGACCTGGGCCGCTGGAACCAAAGTGGGGGCTTCCTGGCGTAGGGGTGTAGCTCTGTCTGCTCTCTGATAGGGAATTAGGTAGGGTTCTTGCCCAGCCACTgccagggggaggtggggggaggggctcaggCTCTTCATTGTCTAAACAAGGCCTACACGTGTGAAGTGCGATTTCTGCTTTTGTGTACCCCACCCCATTTTACCGAAGCTGCCTTTGTGTTTGTGTCAATAAAAAGCCAAACCCTGGGTCCTGGATGTTGCCTCTTGAGAGGTGGAGGGGAAGGTGGGCTCCCAGAAAGCCAGGGCGGAGAGGAGTATATGGTTAGGGTTCCTCCTGCCATGCTCAAATCAGGTTTCCTTTcaggaaatgaaatgagaagGTCACACCACTTTTTATTGTTCTTGGGCAGCGTTTCACAACCGATAATCCCTGCTGCCGTTGACCCGCACGATCTCTTGCACCCGTGTGCCCAATTCCAGTCTGGTTCGAGAGGCTTGGCAGAGGGGTGTGGGCGACGAGGAGGGCAGGCTCTTAGTCTGATGCGGCAGTGAAGACTGCCAGGCCCCGCTGTCCCGGGGGCACGACTCTCAGGGcttccacctccccacctccacgGGAGGGCTTCTGGAAGTGGATCTGTAGGATATCCTGCAGCTCCGGGCCATCCAGCACATCGGGAATGTTGAGCACTAGCACTGACTGGGGTACCGAACGGAACGTGATCTGGAAAAAGAGCCGGGAGATGGGCAAAGTCTCCTGAGAGTCAGGGACCGGGGGTAGGTGGTGCCCCTGGGGGTAAGGGAGGGGTAGGAAGGCCAGAGAGGCTAGCAATGGGAAGGACAATGGCGTTTGGGGGCTCTGATCCTTTCCTGGGCAAGTTTCTGGCAGGCGGACATGTGTGGGGCCCAGCCCCCAATGCTCTACCTTCCCCACTTACATCAGCCTTCTGGATCTCCCCACTGAGGTAGGGAGAGACTCTCAAAGGGAACTTGTGCTCGCCCAGTGGCACTGTGAACTGGCCAGTCTGGCACAGGTACTGGGCCACTGcggggagagagagggatggaCCTCTAGCATCCAGGGCTCTACTCCCCTGGGGCCTGAGGCCTCCATCAACCCCAGTCTCGTGGCAGGGCCCTCACCTGTGTCCTCAGTGAAACCCAACACGACAGCCCCTCGCAGCAGCTCCCGAGTCTCCACGTCACCACCCCCATTTCTGGTCTTGCCAAAGAAGATCTCCAGCTTGTCCAGCAGCTCCTCCTCACTCAGCCGGAGCCCTGCGGGAAACCCACTGACCAGCACGCTCCGCCTGCTTACCTGAGTGGACACCTAGGGGCAGACAGGAAGGAGAGGTccagccctgctccccagggccccAGTGCATGGCAGCCCTGCGTGTCCCAGGATCCTGCTGCTCTGTCACCTGGACGGCGGTCACCACAGGCAGCTCCAGAGCCTGTACTTGAACCCGCAGCCGACATTCCTCTATGTGGATCTCATGCTCCTTCTGTTGCAGCACCCTCTGGGCCACTAGGGCGGGGGAGCAGGGTCAGTGCAGGGCGGTAGGCGAGGGGGTGAGGGAAGCCTCCCAACCTCTTTCCTGGGGCCTCTTGGAGAGCTCACCCTTGGGGTCATCGAAGGTGACCAGAGCAGAGCCTCCTGGCAGAGGGTAGGAGATCCTCACTTCAGAAACCAAACACTTGGGTGCTTCCTGGCCCTGCTTAGTGTGTCCTCGGAACACCAGGGGGACTGCATTTGCCAGGAATGGgacctggaggtgggggaggggaggctgatgCAGCCTTCAAGGGtgggagagcccccccccccccaccgcgccCCATCTCAAGAGGAAAACGTTCCACGTGATTGATGCTGGGGATGAATACATTTATTGAAAGAGCTGGGTGAATGAGCTGATGACGTTAGGTTACGCCTGAACTGGCACGTTAGACCCAAGATCTGAGCTTGTCCTTGCACAGCAGCCCTGCAAGTTTGGTagctccactttacagatgagaaagcaggTCCAGAAAGTTCAAGTCCAGCAAGTTCAAGTCACATacttgaggtcacacagcaaggagaCGGCAGAGCCAGGAGAGAAACTAACTTCTAGTTCTTCCTCCcaggccaccccacccccacccccacttaccTGATCTCGGGTTTGGTCCCTGAGCTCCCTTCTCCGCTGCTGCAGCTCCCGCAGCCGGTCCTTTAGTCTGGCCTGTTCCTCCCGAAGGGCACCCAGGGTCTGTTAGAACAGGGGGGACATGACCATGCATCCACCTGCCTTCCTGGAGAAGGAGCCCAGGGAGAGGGGACCCTACTGTGGAATCTCCCACCAGCAGAGCTGATGCTCAGCTCCAGAACAGCCCaacccctttcccctgcccccgGGCTGGGACTTGGCTGGCCTCATCTCTGGGGGCCTGGATACTCTCTTGGGGGTCAGGAGGAACCTTGGGTACAATCACAACTGTTTTTTACAGGAGGCCTTGCTTTTAACAAACACTGACTGAACTCCTGCTGAGGTGTGCTGGGCACTGacacagggagacacagggacaagAGGCCAGCCCTCGGGTCTGAAGAAAACAGTACCCCAGACAGTGTACCCTCACACAAGGGACTGTGGAGGACATCGGGAGTGTGGAAGAGGGACCGTGCCATAGGACTTAACATCACAAGGGAGGCCTCCAGAAGGAGTGGGGGCTTACAGTGATAAAATGTTACACTACTAGCTAAcctttattaagcacttactgtaTGTCAGGCGCTGTgccaagctttttatttttattttttttttaagattttatttatttatttgacagagatcacaagtaggcagagaggcaggcatgggggtagggggaagaaagctccccactgagcagagagcctgacgcttaggaccctgagatcaccacctgagtcaaaggcagaggcttaaccccctaagccactcaggtgccctgtgtCAAGCTTTTTATATGGAGTGTAACACTCAATTCTTGAAACAACCCTACGAAATAAATTCCCTCTTAAccttactttacagatgaggaaaccaaagttcagagaggttaagtgacttcccCGAAGTCATTCAG
This region of Mustela lutreola isolate mMusLut2 chromosome 15, mMusLut2.pri, whole genome shotgun sequence genomic DNA includes:
- the VAT1 gene encoding synaptic vesicle membrane protein VAT-1 homolog; the protein is MSSEREVAEVATVVAAAEAGAGEDASSQPPKAEAAGDAQPSATSEGAAAALPPPLRCLVLTGFGGYDKVKLQSRPAVAPAPGPGQLTLRVRACGLNFADLMARQGLYDRLPPLPLTPGMEGAGVVIAVGEGVNDRKVGDRVMVLIRSGMWQEEVTVPSAQTFQMPEAMTFEEAAALLVNYITAYMVLFDFGNLRPGHSVLVHMAAGGVGMAALQLCRTVENVTVFGTASASKHEVLKENGVTHPIDYHTTDYVDEIKKISPKGVDIVMDPLGGSDTAKGYNLLKPMGKVVTYGMANLLTGPKRNLMALARTWWNQFSVTALQLLPANRAVCGFHLGYLEGEVELVQGVVARLLALYNQGRIKPHIDSVWPFEKVADAMRQMQEKKNVGKVLLVPGPEKEN
- the IFI35 gene encoding interferon-induced 35 kDa protein, translated to MYDDATLGALREEQARLKDRLRELQQRRRELRDQTRDQVPFLANAVPLVFRGHTKQGQEAPKCLVSEVRISYPLPGGSALVTFDDPKVAQRVLQQKEHEIHIEECRLRVQVQALELPVVTAVQVSTQVSRRSVLVSGFPAGLRLSEEELLDKLEIFFGKTRNGGGDVETRELLRGAVVLGFTEDTVAQYLCQTGQFTVPLGEHKFPLRVSPYLSGEIQKADITFRSVPQSVLVLNIPDVLDGPELQDILQIHFQKPSRGGGEVEALRVVPPGQRGLAVFTAASD